The window ACCATCGTCACGACTAACCTCATCCCTTCGCAGTGGGGCAAGATCTTTGATTCGGTCACCGCTTCGGCCATCCTCGACCGGCTCAGCTTAAACGGCCGCTTCATCATCTGTGAGGGGAGGTCCTATCGGAGCCAGAAGTGAGATTCGAACCCAACGAGAACCCTATACTGCGGCCCGGAAACGAAAAAGCGGGAAGAACCTCGGACTAAGCGGTTTCCGCACGGC is drawn from Candidatus Aminicenantes bacterium and contains these coding sequences:
- a CDS encoding ATP-binding protein, whose protein sequence is MVTTNLIPSQWGKIFDSVTASAILDRLSLNGRFIICEGRSYRSQK